Genomic DNA from Methanosarcina sp. MTP4:
ATGCCAAGCACAAAGGCAAGATACGCCTGGCCTGAAAACGGGGTGAGTATATGAGAGACGTAGCAATTATCGGAGTAAAGAACACGAAGTTCGGGGAACTCTGGGAACGTTCCCTGAGGGATATCGTGGTAGAAGCCGGTATCGGTGCAATTGAAGATGCAGGTGTGGGCGGAAAGGACATTAACGCCCTTTATGTAGGTAACATGAGTGGAGGCCGTTTTGTCGATCAGGAGCACATCGGGGCCCTGATCGCGGACTATTCAGGACTTTCCAGGAACCTGCACGTCCCTGCCACGAGGGTTGAAGCTGCCTGTGCTTCCGGAGGGCTTGCTCTTCGCCAGGCGATTATGACCGTCGCTTCCGGTTACGGCGACATCGTGGTTGCGGCAGGAGCCGAAAAGATGACGGATGTCGGGTCCGAAGAAGCTTCCTCAGCCCTTGCAGCAGCAGCTGACCGGGAATGGGAAGGCATGGCAGGAGCAACTTTCCCGGGACTCTATTCAATGATCGCAAAGCTGCACATGCACAGGTACGGGACTACAAGCGAACAGCTCGCCGAAGTTGCGGTGAAAAATCACAGGAACGGCTGCCTGAACCCCATTGCCCAGTACAGGAACGAAATCACGGTCGACCAGGTCCTGAACTCTATAATGGTAGCAGACCCCCTGCACATCTTTGACTGTTCCCCCATTACGGACGGAGCTGCGGCCCTTGTACTGGCTCCGGCTGAAGTAGCCCACGAGTACACCGACACTCCCATTTACATCAAGGCCACAGCCCAGGCAAGCGATACCATTGCGCTTCACGACCGCAGGGACATAACAACCCTGGACGCGTCGGTGATGGCTGCAAAGCGGGCTTATGAGATGGCAAAGCTGGGCCCCGGAGACATTGACCTTGTGGAAGTGCACGACTGTTTCACAATTGCTGAAATCTGCGCCGTGGAAGACCTCGGTTTCACAGAGAAAGGCAAAGGGGGAATCTTTACCGAAGAAGGTGAAACCGCAATTGGAGGCCGGATCCCTGTCAATACCTCAGGCGGTCTGAAAGCCTGCGGACATCCTGTTGGAGCCACCGGTATCAAGCAGGCTGTGGAAATCGTAACCCAGCTGCGCGGTGAAGCCGGAAAACGTCAGGTAGAAGGTGCAGAGTACGGGATGGCCCACAATGTCGGAGGGTCAGGAGCAACAGCAGTAGTACACATATTTTCGAGGGAGAGGTGATATTCAATGTCAGTACCCAGATTCTGGAGAAATCTTGATAGCCGGTACAACCTTGAAGGCACTCACTGCACGGAGTGCGGTGAATACTTCTATCCGCCCCGCAAGACCTGCGTGAACTGCAGGCGTCTTGGGCAGATCGAGCCTTACAGGTTCAAGGGCACAGGTGAAATCGTTACTTATACGGTTATCCGCACCGCTGCCGAAGGCTTTGAAGAGCAGGCTCCGTACGCCCTTGCCATCATCAAACTGGATGAGGGCCCGAGCCTCACCGCCCAGGTGGTCGGCTCCCCCGAAAAGGTGCACATCGGGATGCGTGTTAGTTCCGTCTTCCGGAAACTTGGCGAAGGCGGCGACCGGGGCATGATCTACTACGGGACCAAATTCATCCCTGCTGATGCGTGACCCTGTCAGATTTCGGTTCCGGGTTTCTGTGGATTGAATCCGGTAACTGATCTAACATTGGGGGTCGAATCCCAGGGCCGACCTAACATTGTGGACTAACTATTGTGGACTAACTATTGTGGACTAACTATTGTGGACTAACTATTGTGGACTAACTATTGTGGACTAACTATTGTGGACTAACTATTGTGGACTAACTATTGTGGACTAACTATTGTGGATAGTTTAACATAGTGGATTGAATCATGTAACTTTAAATCTCGTGAAGAATTGAACACAGTGGATTGAACTGGGGATATCGAGAAAACATGATTGAAGTGGAAATCAAGGCAAAAGCGGATCTCTCAAAGGTCCGCCTCATCCTTGAAAATATAAGGGCAGTAAAAATAAGGGTTGAGGATCAGTCCGATACCTATTTCGCTGCTCCATACCGGGATTTTGCAAAAACCGACGAGGCACTGAGGATCCGGAACCTGGACGGAAGGGCTGTGTTGACCTATAAGGGGCCTAAATTGGACAGTGTCTCTAAAACCCGGAAAGAGTTTGAAACTGTTGTGGACGAAAAAAACACCACCGAAATCCTCCATGCCCTGGGTTTTTCGGAAGCAGGGGCTGTTAGGAAAAGTCGGGAAGTCTTCAGGGCCGGGGACATTACCGTTTGCCTTGATTCCGTCGAAGGTCTCGGGGAATTTCTTGAAGTGGAAATTGTTGTCGAGGAAGAGCAGGAACCTGGCCCGATCAGGCTTAAGCTTTTTGAGTTTTTAAAGCAGTTTGGGATAAGTGAGGAGGACTCAATCCGTACTTCCTATCTTGAAATGGTGCTTGAAAAACTGAACACCTGAATTTACTTTCTTTTTCTTTTTGGAAAAGCTAAAATAGCTTAATTTTTCAATGGGCAGTTATTATCAATGCCCATTTTTTTATAAATGTCTTAACGATTATATAAATGTATCTATCTATTCTATCTAAATATGATTTTCATGTGTTAAAAATGACTTTCAGATCAGGGGATGAATAATTGTGACTGCAAGCGGGGTTTTTAGGGACAAAAAGGCTATCTCTCCTGTTGTCGGGGTTGTTATGGTTACTTTACTAACCATTATTCTTGCAGCTGTGGTCGGGACCAGTTCTCTCACAGGGATTTTGCAGGGCTACTCTACAAACCTCGGTATAGGCAGGATTGACGGAGGCAACCTTGAAGGAGATACAATAACAATCAGCCACAATGGAGGAGAACCCTTCACCTTCAAAGAAAATACAAAAGTGCTTCTCAATGTCGAAGGGAATAACCTTGAGCTCAATATTTCCCATTTGTACGGAAGCACCCTCAATGCGGGTGAAACGGTAGACCTTCACCTTTCTCCTGCAAACCCGGAAGATACAGGCAAAATCGATAATATTAAACCAGGGGATAAAATCTTCCTGATGGTCATTGACGGGGATCAGAAACTTGTGATTTTAAGGCAGGAAGTTGTGGTCTGAGTACTTTACGTTGTAATGTATAAGGGGCAAAAAATACCAACCAGAGGTTAAACATACCAACCAGGAGTAAACATACTAACTTCTATATTTTTTTAGCACTCGATCTTAAAAGTTATATATCCTGAACCACCTATACTATTTGAAAACAATTTTAGTATGTGGAACAAGTTGTTTTTATATCGGAAAAGTGGGTTTATGTTTGCAAAAATGGTTTTTATGTGGGGTGAAAGTAACGGCAACAGGCATTCTTAAAGATAATAAAGCTATCTCTCCTCTTGTTGGGGTTGCCCTGGTTACTTTATTAACTATTATCTTTGCAACTGTAATTAGTTCCAGTTCTCTTACAGGGATTTTGCAGGGTTATTCCACAAATATTGGAATGGGTAGGCTTGACGGGGGCGATCTTGAAGGAGATACAATAACCCTGAGCCACAATGGAGGGGAGCCCTTCACTTTCCAGGACAACACAAAGGTACTTATCGAGGTCGAAGGGGAGAGCATTGAACTTAATATTACCGGTTTATATGGTACAACCATCAGAGCAGGCGACACGGTGAATGTGTGTCTGACTCCTCTGGAACCTGAAAACACGGGCAAAATAGATTCGATTAATTCAGGGGATACCATCTTCCTGAAGGTCGTTGACGGAGACCAGAAGCTTGTGATATTAAGGCAGGAAATTATTGTATGATGATTTTAAATTCTGGGATGGATATCGAAAACTTCCTTTAATGCCTTGAATCGAAGTACTCGTGAATAACAAAATATTCGTGAATAACAAAATATTCGTGAATAACAAAATATTCGTGAATAAAAAAATTAATACTTCTGATTCGCTGGAATCAGAAGCTTTTTTCAATAATCTTCCGGCAATTCCGGATTCTTACCCTGGATTCTTATTCTTACCTTATCCTTGAGCCGGGTTTGAGCTCCTTATCCGGCATAAGGGCCGCGACAATTTCCCCACCGTCGTCGGCTGCGAGCATCATGCCGTTGGACTTGACTCCG
This window encodes:
- a CDS encoding thiolase domain-containing protein, with the translated sequence MRDVAIIGVKNTKFGELWERSLRDIVVEAGIGAIEDAGVGGKDINALYVGNMSGGRFVDQEHIGALIADYSGLSRNLHVPATRVEAACASGGLALRQAIMTVASGYGDIVVAAGAEKMTDVGSEEASSALAAAADREWEGMAGATFPGLYSMIAKLHMHRYGTTSEQLAEVAVKNHRNGCLNPIAQYRNEITVDQVLNSIMVADPLHIFDCSPITDGAAALVLAPAEVAHEYTDTPIYIKATAQASDTIALHDRRDITTLDASVMAAKRAYEMAKLGPGDIDLVEVHDCFTIAEICAVEDLGFTEKGKGGIFTEEGETAIGGRIPVNTSGGLKACGHPVGATGIKQAVEIVTQLRGEAGKRQVEGAEYGMAHNVGGSGATAVVHIFSRER
- a CDS encoding Zn-ribbon domain-containing OB-fold protein, yielding MSVPRFWRNLDSRYNLEGTHCTECGEYFYPPRKTCVNCRRLGQIEPYRFKGTGEIVTYTVIRTAAEGFEEQAPYALAIIKLDEGPSLTAQVVGSPEKVHIGMRVSSVFRKLGEGGDRGMIYYGTKFIPADA
- the cyaB gene encoding class IV adenylate cyclase, which produces MIEVEIKAKADLSKVRLILENIRAVKIRVEDQSDTYFAAPYRDFAKTDEALRIRNLDGRAVLTYKGPKLDSVSKTRKEFETVVDEKNTTEILHALGFSEAGAVRKSREVFRAGDITVCLDSVEGLGEFLEVEIVVEEEQEPGPIRLKLFEFLKQFGISEEDSIRTSYLEMVLEKLNT
- a CDS encoding type IV pilin, which produces MTASGVFRDKKAISPVVGVVMVTLLTIILAAVVGTSSLTGILQGYSTNLGIGRIDGGNLEGDTITISHNGGEPFTFKENTKVLLNVEGNNLELNISHLYGSTLNAGETVDLHLSPANPEDTGKIDNIKPGDKIFLMVIDGDQKLVILRQEVVV
- a CDS encoding type IV pilin gives rise to the protein MKVTATGILKDNKAISPLVGVALVTLLTIIFATVISSSSLTGILQGYSTNIGMGRLDGGDLEGDTITLSHNGGEPFTFQDNTKVLIEVEGESIELNITGLYGTTIRAGDTVNVCLTPLEPENTGKIDSINSGDTIFLKVVDGDQKLVILRQEIIV